CTCACGTAGCGTGTGATGCCGGTTCTGAACTCGAAAAATCATCCTGTAAAGTGATCCCGGTCGAAAGTGCCGAACAATCTTTGATCGTCAAGCTGCACAACGAATTTCGTAACAAAGTTGCCACCGGGAAGCAGGAATACCCGGGAGGATTCTATCCGGAGGCGGCCAGAATGACCACCATGGTAAGAAATTTcagccattttgaaaacaaaatttttaggaattttcttcttttttccctCGTTTAGCAATGGGACGATGACTTGGCATTCGTGGCTGCTGCCAACGCTAGGAAGTGTGAGTTCGAGCATGATCAGTGTCGCAACTCGGTCCGTTACCCTGCATCCGGTCAGAACATTGCCTATTCCGGTCAATCGAGTGCCAAAGCTGACGTCAGTGCTGTGATCACCAAGCTGATCAACAAATGGTACGGCGAGTATAAGGACGCTAATCCCGAATACACCGCAGAGTATCCCAAGGACTATGAAGGGTAAGTTTTTCGCCGGCGAAAACGAATATTGTAGAAGCAACAATCTAACGGTACCGTGTATCGTTCTTCTTCTATTTCAGACCTGCTATCGGACATTTCACCCAAATCATTGCGGATCGTGCTGACCGGATTGGATGCGCTATGGTTCAGTGGACTGAGAAGCCCTGGGTTAAGTTCTATTTGGTGTGCAACTACGCTAGGACCAACGTCATCGAAAAAGCCATTTACGTTGCAGGAGACGTTGCCTCGGAATGCACTACGGGCACCAATAGTGACTATCCGGGCTTGTGCAGTGAAGAGGAACCAGTTGACTATGCACTGTAGATAGTGTTCAGTTCTATTTAaccttattttttaatcaacgaaaaacaaagaaaaattgacAGTTTTAAAGTATACAAAGTGATAATAAGTTAAGATCAAAAGTATTTGTCCCTTTTCTATtcgaaatcaaaaatataatgaCGAAATTGaacttttgttttcatttaaactttaaactttgaatAGGGAATTTTCATACCAACGAACAATCAAATTACTCATATTGATTAACTTTCTGGTCTCAATACATCCAACCGCTGGTAGCAAtaacattaatttattttttacttcaatttcagtgaaagtaaaaattgttttaaagaaGGGGAATATTTGATACtttcatcaacaaaattttattttaaaatatagtgTTCATGTTTAAAAACCtctgagtttaaaatttggaa
This sequence is a window from Uranotaenia lowii strain MFRU-FL chromosome 3, ASM2978415v1, whole genome shotgun sequence. Protein-coding genes within it:
- the LOC129755390 gene encoding antigen 5 like allergen Cul n 1-like; translated protein: MKLFLAICFVATMPSLFEATNYCEPSLCDDDETHVACDAGSELEKSSCKVIPVESAEQSLIVKLHNEFRNKVATGKQEYPGGFYPEAARMTTMQWDDDLAFVAAANARKCEFEHDQCRNSVRYPASGQNIAYSGQSSAKADVSAVITKLINKWYGEYKDANPEYTAEYPKDYEGPAIGHFTQIIADRADRIGCAMVQWTEKPWVKFYLVCNYARTNVIEKAIYVAGDVASECTTGTNSDYPGLCSEEEPVDYAL